The genomic window GGGAGGAATTTTTCTACTATGTTGTGGTGGAAACATTCACCCAGTCCCATTCTGAAACTACATCAGCAATTTTGTCTGGGGCTTTTGGAGATAGAATTAAGACACTTGTGGGGAGAGGTGAAGTCTGGGGAGCACTATATACCAGGAATGGCTCATTGTGAAAGCTTTGATCTCACAGGAGGGAGGGTTTGACACTATTTATTGAAATCTGTGTTCCAAAACAGAGCTAAGAAtatcaaagcaattttttaaaaaacaattgtATTTGGTTGTTGCATTCAGAGATACAAGAAAAACTGATTTCCACATAAATTTAAAAGAGAGACAGGGAAGAGTTTAAGGAAATGTTGAGGACGGGTGCTGTAAACCTTCACAGCCACAAGCTGTCACACAAAGTACAGCAGGTAAATGTATCACTGCTCCAGATCAACTGCAGCAAAGTGAGTCAGCTTTTATTCAGCCTCTGGCCTAAATCCTTTCTTTTATAGGGTTTGTGCTGCCTTTGGGCTTGTGCCCCCTCTCAGGGGCTCTTGGGTCTGCAGAACTGAGCTCTTGTTCCTGCAGCACGGCCGTATCACAGCCCACTGCCACAGCCAGCCACCTCCCCTCAGCGCAGGGGGTTGTGTGGAGAACGGCAGCATTCCAGTGACCCCAGAGTTTCTAAAAGAACAGCAGAAGGATAATCAAGAGCCTTTGATGGAGCTCGCAGCTTCAGTGTTAAATAACACCCGCTCCCAACAGCTGAGTGGGGGCAGGACTCATTCCAGAACTATTAATAAAACCCCTATTTATACTCCAGGTTCCTGTGAACGGTGCAGCATAAAGCTACAGCTGCGGAACGAAAATGGAATAAATGTCAGCCTCCAGGGAAAGCACCATCCTACGGGAAAGGAGACAGCCAAAGGACAGCACAGAGGCAGGTTTCAGACCTGAGGAAGCAGAGAGCGAACAGCAGCACCCTGAGCTTACAGCCAGTGGGCAGAGCCAGCCAGTCACCTCCCTGCAGCCGCAGGTCTGTGCAGAGAGCTGCCAGAGATGCAGCGTCAGAGGCAGCTCCCACTGATGCCGGCAGAGACCAGCGAGATTTGAGCTGCCACTCCACTGAGCTGGGACCAGGTGTGCCTCAGGGCAAAGGTGCAAGAGCCAGAAAGGACATTTGAGAAGGCATTGAGTGCATTGTCTGCTGGACCGGAAAGATAATGGAGAGCACGGGAGGGCCATATctgaacacagctgctgtgACTTCCCCTGTAGGAATAGCTCGATTGCTGCAGATGACCTTCGGATGTACCACATTCAGCCTGGTTGCCCACCAAGGGGGGTTCAGTGCCGCATATGGCACCTTCTGCATGTTTGTCTGGACCTTCTGCTTTGCCATCACTGTGTTCATCATCACCTGTGAGTTCACACACCTGCACAGCTGCCTGAGTCTCTCCTGGGGAAACTTTACTGCTGCTTTTGCCATGCTTGCCACACTCATGTCCATCACAGCTGCAGTGATCTACCCGCTCTACTTCGTCCAGGTGGGCTGTTACCCCATCGGCTGTGAGGTGAGAGATTTCCGCATTGCAGCCAGCGTCTTTGCGGGCCTTCTGTTTGTCGCGTATGCCACTGAGGTGTTCTTAACCAGGGCAAAACCAGGACAAGTCACCAGCTACATGGCTACTATCTCTGGGCTCTTGAAAATCGTTCAGGCCTTTGTGGCCTGCATCATCTTTGGGGCACTGGTGAACGACAGCCAATATGGTAAATACGTGGCGACACAGTGGTGTGTGGCTGTCTACAGCTTTTGCTTTGTGGTGACAGTGGTGGTAGTGGCCTTCAGTGTCACAGGTAAGACTGCCTTGCTGTGGTTCCCTTTTGAGCGTTCTGTGGTCATCTACAcctttggggctgtgctgctctacATGAGTGCTGCGGTCATCTGGCCAGTGTTCTGCTTTGACAGCAAGTATGGCTCCCCACGACGCCCTGGCCTCTGCGCCAAGGGGAAGTGcccctgggacagccagctggtGATTGCCATCTTCACCTATGTCAACCTGCTGCTCTATGTCTTGGACCTGGCATACTCCCAGCGCATCCGCTTTGTCTCACACCTCTGAATTGTGGGTTGGCCTCTGTGGAGGCATCCCAGTGCTGTGAACCACTGAAGATGCAGAGGGATGGGGCAaggggcagggaggtgctgggcagGCATGCGCACAGCACCAACATCAAGGTGAGGACTGACTACACTAAAAAATTAATGACCTGGAGCAGGTGGGCTGCAGCCGATGCAAAGCACAGCCCAACTCCCCCATGGTTCTGCTTCACCTTCCTTCCTGGTGCCAGCACAAAGGAATGACACAGCTCTACATGCATCTGCAGACAGCAGGAATGCTTGTAGCCACAGCAGTGAGGCTGCTGGCTAGCAGGTTATTGAGCCAAATATTAGGAAAGACACCAAGGATTTTGAAACTGTTAACCAGTGCTTAATGGTAACCAAGTGACTACTCAGGAAGTGGAAAAGTTAAAAGCTGCATGAAGGAACACCAGAAGATGAAAATCAATCCCTCGGAGTTTGGGTTACTTTGGGCTGTGTGGTGAGATGTGGAATGCCTGCAAGTGTGGGCAGTTCGGTCTGGGTGTTTCTGAGAAGAACATCATAGCCATAAGAGTATTTTGAAGGTTACCAGTCTTTCCCCTTCATCTCCTTTGCTGTCTAGCACGGAAAAGGAATATCCTCAAGTGTACACCTTGGAGGAGGCCTAGGATATTCCTATTTAGCAAAAACTGAGTCactacagaaatgaaaatttgtaAAGTTGGGGCTCTACTGCTGAGAATCAGGTTGCAGAGCAGAGCCAACCTGCAAAGTGACTGTGTGTGACCTGCCATCCTCACTTGAGCAGCACAGAAAGTAGCTTGGCACATGCTCTGTCTTGATTAATGGGCCACCATTTCTTTACACTGGTgtcaagggtttttttctggaggcTTGAAGATAAGTTCTGAGGGAGTGTGAAAGGGGAGGCAGAGACTAATTGATCTCACGGTGCTGCACAAGAGACCAaaccaggcagggagggggcatGGACAAGACGGGACATGACAGAACTTGCATACAGtaccccagagcagctcaggcaCAGGATTCCTGAGCACTCTGCATCACCAAGTAGCCGAATGTCTCAGACGCATCCCTGACTAAACATCCACTTTGAAgttccacacttctcagctcagATTTCAGGCTCCATAGAAATCTTCATTTGTTCCAGGGAGAAGGCAGAGTGTCCAAGTGCTTGTGCAGCTCATGCAGACTTGAGTACTTTGATTAAAATCTCCAGTAGCTGCCTGTCAGaatcaagatttattttttatccaaaataaaataaagctgaatGGCAGATGTACGCTTACATCTCCTGAGATGTGTGTGCTGTCACCCTCCTCTCCACACTTTCATTGCAGCAGACGCAGCCCTTTCTGCATGAAAGCAGAGCTCACTTTATTTTGATGTACAAAGCCTGAACACAGACCCAAAAAAGTACAGACACAAGACAGCAAGACATCTGAGTGGATTCTTTGCAACAGAATGACTCAGGAATAAGGAAGGAATCTTACTTTTCATCAGTGCTTTGTGTGGGGTTTGAAAACCAAAGGGAAAACTTGTTGGGACAGATTATGTTGAATAATTCTGAGCAAGGACCAGCCCTTAGCAGTGGGGAGCATTAGCCAGGAAATGGGACAAGAATTGGGATCCAGCACAAAGGAACAGCCTTCCAAGGGGGTTTTCTCTTCTGCGAGTTCCAGTGAAGGGCAGGAAATCTGGAAGATGTGGTCCAACAGGAGGCTGGTAGGGCAAGACCCAAGGCTATCCCGCCATCAATATAAACCAGGAGCTTTATTTCTTGCCACCCAAACAAATTACGGGTTGTACAAGTACAAAATGCTGACTTGGAAAAGGAAATCAACTTTTGTTGGAGGAGTCAATTTACAAAGAGCCACTGCATACAAAGGGACCTTGAGCATTTATGATGTATTCCTCTTAAACCCACCAATGTGGATAAATTAAGCTGTGTCACacttgaaaattacttttttgttgttattacaGATCACTAAAACCAAACAGGTGCCTGTGAAGCACCATGGCTTTTGTTATAAAATTCAATCCAACGAGCCCAGGAACATGGCGTGAGGAAAGTCCTTCCTGCAGGCTCTGGTGTGGCtctgggaggctgggaggactGGGGAAGGGGgtcagcagaggcaggagcacaCAAGCACGGGGGTGCTTGTCCCCCAGGATGACACTGCCAGTCACTCAGGCAGTGGCAGCTGTTGGAAAGCTCCTTGGCTGATAGCATATGGCTgagccaggcactgctggcttCCTGCTGGGAAGATTTTGCACCAAGTAGGAGCAAGAGCAGAAACATGGTAAAATCTGCCACTGCCATGAGTTGATGCATCTTACACTGAGCCAGGGACAAAGGGCCAGAGAGAAACCAGTACCTGGGAAACAATGAGGGCAAAACTGAGTGCCTTCACAATAAGGGGAAAGCAAATTCAACATGGAAATCATGATCCCACTGACTGGAAGAGTGGAAACACAAGTCATTGCCAAGAACAGTGTGTTCAGATTTAGCTTTCTCATCTGCCAGCCAAAGACTGAGCAAAAAATGTGAACATGGtcaaaatggcaaaaaaagatTGTGTGGACAACAATCCTCTCttttaggagaagaaaaaaaatttaaaaaaaaatcaaaacctcaTGCTTCAGTGGTTAAAACACTCCCCAACCATTGGAAACTATGAGATTGCCCAATCCAGGACAGAGAACATCTGATATCTGCTCAGCAGGATTTACCAAACAGCTCTGTCATGATTCAGTTCACCAAACCCCCTTCATTTCCAGAGTGTATTGACCCCTTTAATAAATAGATGATGATCAAGTAGCTCACCATGAACCAGGTTTCCCCAGTCGCCAACCATTCCCAACCTTTTTTGGTAAACTAATGTTAGGATGTATGTGTGTTCCTTAATTACGGACTTGTGGCTGCAGCCAGTCTAGACAGCACCCAGAGGATTCCAGCCTGGCTAGATTAAAATCTGAATCGTTaatgggttgggtttggtttttcccttctcttttggAAGCCTGAGGTTTGGTATCCCCAAAAGACAGCATTTAGGAACATTTatcatcaaaaaaaccccactgagatttatttctgtcaataaaggagcaagaaaaaagtaaaaatgaaaccaGTGAGGTAATAtgatatttaggaaaaaaagcactgcCTGCTGCCTGGGTTTTACAGGAACACTCCACACCGGCCCGGTCTCTCCACAGCCCAAGACCGCAAGGCTCTGATGGAGGCCACCCTCGGTCCTCGGGGCACGGCGGGAGGCCGCACTGCGCCCGGGCCCGGATGGGAATCGGGCGACGGAAACTCCCTCCCCGTTCACGTGCAGGGAAATCCCTCGGGAAACCTACGGGCAATCCCAAAGCACGAGGTACCGCCGCTCTGGGACCAGCGGCCGCTGGGCCGCTCTCCGCAACACCGCTCCCCGCAGGACCGGCAGGGTCGCGTATGGGCCCGCCCAGGGAGGCGGGACTGCGCACCGGAGCGTCCCGGGCCGGCCGAGGCGGAGAAGTGGCGGGGAGGAGACCCGAGCAGAGCCAGCACACGGGGACCAAGAGTCTCTTCTGGCGCCCGCTGCGCCCTGGCCCCGCGGGGGTCCCCCT from Corvus hawaiiensis isolate bCorHaw1 chromosome 19, bCorHaw1.pri.cur, whole genome shotgun sequence includes these protein-coding regions:
- the MYADML2 gene encoding myeloid-associated differentiation marker-like protein 2 translates to MESTGGPYLNTAAVTSPVGIARLLQMTFGCTTFSLVAHQGGFSAAYGTFCMFVWTFCFAITVFIITCEFTHLHSCLSLSWGNFTAAFAMLATLMSITAAVIYPLYFVQVGCYPIGCEVRDFRIAASVFAGLLFVAYATEVFLTRAKPGQVTSYMATISGLLKIVQAFVACIIFGALVNDSQYGKYVATQWCVAVYSFCFVVTVVVVAFSVTGKTALLWFPFERSVVIYTFGAVLLYMSAAVIWPVFCFDSKYGSPRRPGLCAKGKCPWDSQLVIAIFTYVNLLLYVLDLAYSQRIRFVSHL